A genomic stretch from Malus domestica chromosome 15, GDT2T_hap1 includes:
- the LOC139191970 gene encoding uncharacterized protein produces the protein MNYLKWVQDVKLHLTEKNLCTAIKEAMDETIGEAEKATAMIFIRRHIHNALQTEYLVKEDLLCQIRSLLKFCNETLTEEDLLENTYKTFSAFNIVLEQQYRAQKFTKFSDLISILLLAEKQNQLLMKNHQARPTGATVMLEAHYSNNQRPKRQRERCRGSQKPSYQG, from the exons atgaactacctcaagtgggtccaagatgtgaagctccacctcactgaaAAGAACTTGTGTACTGCCATTAAAGAAGCAATGGACGAGACTAttggcgaagctgaaaaagccactgctatgatcttcatccgaagacatattcataACGCTCTGCAAACTGAATATCTTGTTAAGGAGGATCtac tttgtcaaatccgatcacttctcaagttttgcaatgaaactttgactgaagaggatcttcTGGAGAATACCTATAAAACATTTTCTGCTTTTAATATTGTCTTGgaacaacaatatagagctcagaagttcactaagttctcggatttgatctctattttacttctagctgaaaagcagaaccagctgttgatgaagaatcatcaagctcgacctactggggcaaCTGTTATgcttgaagcacattatagcaatAACCAACGCCCAAAACGCCAAAGGGAGCGTTGTAGGGGCAGCCAAAAGCCATCCTACCAAGGTTAA